From Panicum hallii strain FIL2 chromosome 2, PHallii_v3.1, whole genome shotgun sequence, a single genomic window includes:
- the LOC112880089 gene encoding putative disease resistance protein RGA4 isoform X3, translating into MAEVLATMVVGPLVSMVKEKASSYLLDQYKVMEGMEEQHKLLKRKLPAILDVITDAEEQAAAKREGAKVWLEEVRKVAYQANDVLDEFKYEALRRKAKKEGHNKDLGIDVIKLFPTHNRIIFRHRMANKLCMILKEIDVLIAEMNAFRFKFKPGQPEPTNYLRQYNSNIIDPTNIASRSRADEKKAVVSTLLAQVGNENLKVHPIVGMGGLGKTTLAQLIYNDPEIQKHFELQLWVCVSDNFDADSLADRIVKENGCNPSGSSALEKLQNVVSGKRYLLVLDDVWNRDEHMWERLKSYLQHGGKGSSLLITTRDDKVAQLMGATEVKNLKSLDEIYIKEIIETKAFSSKRVEQRPRELVDMVGDVAKRCSGSPLAATALGSVLRTKTSKQEWDAVLNRSTICDEENGILPVLKLSYNCLPSYMRQCFAFCAMFPKDYEIDVQSLIHLWMANGFIPEQPGVCPETIGEKIFNELKSRSFYQDLKSVPFKQKYYPFGRIKYKYCSRITCKIHDLMHDVAESSMEKECAAIATHPSQKKGSPAFQTLICDGHVKEDLKILSKYNSIRALKIKRGSFLRPKYLHHLRYLDLSKSGIKELPEDISILYHLQTLKLSYCRKLERLPKELNYLTSLRHLYTHGCTKLKSMPGGLRHLTSLQTLTCFVAGTDSGCSNVGELQDLDLGSRLELRQLENITGANGAQAAGLGNKKKLTELELRWTDGDQEAQNNNHEEVVEGLKPHDGLKVLSIYSCGSSTFPTWMDMLNGMVELKLSRCKKLEKLPALWQLPALEILHLTGLESLHCLCSGATTAVTFPKLKALFLFRMPKFEAWLDTDVVQGEETIFPKVEELEIWACGSLTALPKAASVIAESSGGVDTKCRSAFPALRKLDLFNLSALERWGAAEGTPGEEVTFPLLEELKIDACPKLTGLPETPKLGKLAIEGYEQQISLQAASRCIPSLSSLSLEVSPDDTETTLLHVKQKWDHELPLAAMTLTRCDLLFSSHPGALALWTCFARLIDLRIGGCDALVYWPENVFQVLVSLRKLSISSCSKLTGHTQASDRQSAPERGGLLPSLEYLWINDCTSLVEVPNLSASLKELHISGCSDNIKSIIFVQPDTSSLIPGSSGSEATASTAVLKLSSAANHRSLPCLESLSIWRCDCLSEVANLPPSIKVLDIYRCDNLQSLSGKLDVVQKLNIMICSRLESLESCVGELRSLENLKLYACRSLVSIPDGPQAYSSLRVLEILDCDGIKLLPRSLRSRLDCLEEKHLDARYEEPKTLIRAIRRLVDKAATRLFPCSQDEESDSD; encoded by the exons ATGGCTGAGGTACTGGCCACCATGGTGGTCGGGCCGCTGGTGTCCATGGTGAAGGAGAAGGCCTCCAGCTACCTCCTGGACCAGTACAAGGTGATGGAGGGCATGGAGGAGCAGCACAAGCTCCTCAAGCGCAAGCTGCCGGCCATCCTGGACGTCATCACCgacgccgaggagcaggcagcAGCCAAGAGAGAAGGGGCGAAAGTTTGGCTAGAGGAGGTTCGGAAGGTTGCCTACCAGGCGAATGATGTCCTCGACGAGTTCAAGTACGAGGCGCTGCGCCGCAAAGCCAAGAAGGAGGGCCACAACAAGGACCTCGGCATAGATGTAATAAAGCTCTTCCCTACTCACAACCGTATAATTTTCCGTCACAGGATGGCAAACAAGCTCTGCATGATCTTGAAAGAAATTGATGTCCTCATCGCCGAGATGAATGCATTTAGGTTCAAATTCAAACCAGGGCAGCCAGAGCCCACAAATTACTTGAGGCAGTATAATTCTAATATCATCGACCCAACAAACATCGCCAGCAGATCGAGAGCTGATGAGAAGAAGGCAGTTGTTTCTACATTGCTTGCTCAAGTCGGCAATGAGAATCTCAAGGTCCATCCAATTGTCGGTATGGGAGGGTTGGGCAAGACCACCTTAGCACAACTCATTTACAATGACCCTGAAATCCAGAAGCATTTCGAGTTGCAGCTTTGGGTGTGTGTCTCTGATAACTTTGATGCAGATTCCTTGGCTGATAGAATAGTGAAAGAGAATGGTTGTAACCCAAGTGGAAGTTCAGCACTGGAGAAGCTTCAAAACGTAGTGAGTGGGAAGAGGTACCTCCTCGTACTGGATGATGTCTGGAACCGTGATGAGCACATGTGGGAAAGGCTGAAGTCCTACCTTCAACATGGTGGCAAAGGTAGCTCACTGCTGATAACAACCCGTGATGACAAAGTTGCTCAGCTAATGGGTGCAACAGAAGTAAAAAATCTCAAAAGCTTAGATGAAATCTACATAAAGGAAATTATTGAAACAAAAGCATTCAGTTCAAAACGAGTAGAGCAAAGGCCTCGTGAACTAGTTGACATGGTTGGTGACGTAGCTAAGAGATGTTCTGGCTCTCCTTTGGCTGCTACAGCTTTGGGCTCTGTACTGCGTACCAAGACCAGCAAGCAAGAATGGGATGCTGTACTAAATAGAAGCACAATTTGTGATGAGGAAAATGGAATTTTACCAGTACTTAAATTGAGTTACAattgcttgccatcatatatGCGGCAATGCTTTGCTTTCTGTGCTATGTTTCCCAAGGATTATGAGATTGATGTGCAAAGTCTAATCCACCTATGGATGGCTAATGGTTTTATCCCAGAGCAACCAGGAGTGTGTCCTGAAACCATTGGAGAAAAAATTTTCAATGAGCTGAAGTCGAGGTCATTttatcaggatttgaagagtGTCCCATTTAAACAAAAATATTATCCTTTTGGACGGATCAAGTATAAGTATTGTTCTAGAATTACTTGTAAGATCCACGACCTTATGCATGATGTTGCAGAATCTTCTATGGAAAAAGAATGTGCCGCAATAGCTACACACCCGAGCCAAA AGAAAGGATCTCCAGCTTTCCAAACATTGATATGTGATGGACATGTAAAAGAAGATTTGAAGATCTTATCAAAATACAACTCTATCAGAGCTTTAAAGATCAAACGAGGTTCATTCCTAAGGCCGAAATATCTTCATCACCTGAGGTATCTTGATCTCTCAAAAAGTGGTATCAAAGAACTTCCTGAAGACATTAGCATCCTATATCATCTGCAAACACTGAAACTTTCTTACTGTCGTAAGCTTGAACGACTTCCAAAGGAACTGAATTATTTGACTTCCCTCCGTCACCTCTACACTCACGGATGTACAAAGTTGAAAAGCATGCCCGGAGGGCTCAGACACCTCACTTCCCTGCAGACACTTACATGCTTTGTAGCAGGTACCGACTCCGGTTGCAGTAATGTGGGAGAGCTGCAGGATTTGGACCTCGGTAGTAGACTAGAGCTAAGACAGCTCGAAAATATCACAGGAGCAAATGGTGCGCAAGCAGCAGGTCTTGGAAACAAGAAAAAATTGACTGAACTGGAGTTAAGATGGACTGATGGTGATCAGGAAGCACAAAATAATAATCACGAAGAGGTGGTGGAAGGTCTGAAACCTCATGATGGGCTGAAAGTCCTGAGCATATATTCCTGTGGGAGCAGTACTTTTCCAACGTGGATGGATATGTTGAATGGCATGGTGGAGCTTAAGTTATCTCGTTGCAAAAAGCTCGAGAAGCTTCCTGCACTCTGGCAGTTACCAGCTCTGGAAATTCTTCACCTGACAGGATTGGAAAGTTTACATTGTTTGTGCAGCGGCGCTACTACAGCCGTCACATTTCCAAAACTGAAGGCACTTTTCTTGTTTAGGATGCCAAAATTTGAGGCATGGCTGGACACAGATGTGGTACAAGGAGAAGAGACAATATTTCCCAAAGTTGAGGAGCTGGAGATCTGGGCGTGTGGAAGTTTGACTGCACTACCGAAAGCAGCATCAGTGATTGCGGAATCGTCTGGCGGAGTTGATACTAAGTGCCGCTCTGCATTTCCAGCACTGAGGAAGCTAGACTTATTTAATCTGTCGGCTCTTGAGAGATGGGGTGCAGCCGAAGGAACTCCAGGAGAAGAGGTAACATTTCCTCTGCTGGAGGAGTTGAAAATTGATGCCTGCCCGAAGTTGACTGGTCTCCCTGAAACACCCAAGCTAGGTAAATTAGCCATAGAAGGATATGAGCAACAAATATCCCTGCAGGCAGCTAGCAGATGCATTCCTTCGCTGTCCAGTCTGAGTCTGGAAGTGTCACCCGATGACACGGAAACAACATTGCTGCATGTCAAGCAGAAATGGGATCATGAACTCCCCCTGGCAGCTATGACGCTAACTAGGTGCGACCTTTTGTTCTCCTCCCACCCAGGTGCACTAGCGTTGTGGACATGTTTTGCACGGCTTATAGATTTGAGAATTGGGGGTTGCGACGCTCTTGTCTACTGGCCAGAAAACGTGTTCCAGGTCCTGGTATCCCTAAGGAAGTTATCGATTTCGAGTTGCAGCAAACTGACAGGACACACACAAGCTTCTGACAGGCAATCTGCTCCAGAACGGGGTGGACTCCTGCCTAGTCTGGAATATCTATGGATAAATGATTGCACATCTTTGGTGGAGGTCCCCAACCTGTCGGCATCTCTCAAGGAATTACATATTAGTGGCTGCAGTGATAATATCAAGTCCATCATATTCGTACAGCCGGACACGTCATCATTAATTCCAGGGTCCAGCGGTAGTGAGGCCACGGCGTCTACAGCTGTACTCAAGCTGTCATCAGCAGCCAACCATCGCTCCCTTCCATGCCTAGAATCTCTAAGTATATGGAGATGCGATTGTTTGTCAGAGGTTGCCAATCTTCCTCCGTCTATCAAGGTCTTGGACATTTATAGGTGCGACAACCTTCAATCCTTATCAGGAAAGCTAGATGTCGTCCAAAAATTAAATATTATGATATGTAGTCGGTTGGAATCACTGGAATCTTGCGTAGGAGAGCTGCGGTCGCTGGAAAATCTCAAGCTTTATGCTTGCAGAAGCCTGGTGTCCATCCCGGATGGGCCTCAAGCATACTCATCTCTTAGAGTTCTTGAGATTCTAGATTGTGATGGTATAAAGTTGCTTCCGCGGAGCCTACGGAGCCGTTTGGATTGCCTCGAGGAGAAACATCTAGATGCTCGTTACGAAG AACCAAAGACTCTGATACGTGCAATCAGGAGGCTGGTCGACAAGGCTGCGACGAGATTGTTCCCGTGTTCCCAAGACGAGGAGAGTGACAGTGATTGA
- the LOC112880089 gene encoding putative disease resistance protein RGA4 isoform X1 — MAEVLATMVVGPLVSMVKEKASSYLLDQYKVMEGMEEQHKLLKRKLPAILDVITDAEEQAAAKREGAKVWLEEVRKVAYQANDVLDEFKYEALRRKAKKEGHNKDLGIDVIKLFPTHNRIIFRHRMANKLCMILKEIDVLIAEMNAFRFKFKPGQPEPTNYLRQYNSNIIDPTNIASRSRADEKKAVVSTLLAQVGNENLKVHPIVGMGGLGKTTLAQLIYNDPEIQKHFELQLWVCVSDNFDADSLADRIVKENGCNPSGSSALEKLQNVVSGKRYLLVLDDVWNRDEHMWERLKSYLQHGGKGSSLLITTRDDKVAQLMGATEVKNLKSLDEIYIKEIIETKAFSSKRVEQRPRELVDMVGDVAKRCSGSPLAATALGSVLRTKTSKQEWDAVLNRSTICDEENGILPVLKLSYNCLPSYMRQCFAFCAMFPKDYEIDVQSLIHLWMANGFIPEQPGVCPETIGEKIFNELKSRSFYQDLKSVPFKQKYYPFGRIKYKYCSRITCKIHDLMHDVAESSMEKECAAIATHPSQSEYALHSARHLYLSVRQPENLLNASVEKGSPAFQTLICDGHVKEDLKILSKYNSIRALKIKRGSFLRPKYLHHLRYLDLSKSGIKELPEDISILYHLQTLKLSYCRKLERLPKELNYLTSLRHLYTHGCTKLKSMPGGLRHLTSLQTLTCFVAGTDSGCSNVGELQDLDLGSRLELRQLENITGANGAQAAGLGNKKKLTELELRWTDGDQEAQNNNHEEVVEGLKPHDGLKVLSIYSCGSSTFPTWMDMLNGMVELKLSRCKKLEKLPALWQLPALEILHLTGLESLHCLCSGATTAVTFPKLKALFLFRMPKFEAWLDTDVVQGEETIFPKVEELEIWACGSLTALPKAASVIAESSGGVDTKCRSAFPALRKLDLFNLSALERWGAAEGTPGEEVTFPLLEELKIDACPKLTGLPETPKLGKLAIEGYEQQISLQAASRCIPSLSSLSLEVSPDDTETTLLHVKQKWDHELPLAAMTLTRCDLLFSSHPGALALWTCFARLIDLRIGGCDALVYWPENVFQVLVSLRKLSISSCSKLTGHTQASDRQSAPERGGLLPSLEYLWINDCTSLVEVPNLSASLKELHISGCSDNIKSIIFVQPDTSSLIPGSSGSEATASTAVLKLSSAANHRSLPCLESLSIWRCDCLSEVANLPPSIKVLDIYRCDNLQSLSGKLDVVQKLNIMICSRLESLESCVGELRSLENLKLYACRSLVSIPDGPQAYSSLRVLEILDCDGIKLLPRSLRSRLDCLEEKHLDARYEEPKTLIRAIRRLVDKAATRLFPCSQDEESDSD; from the exons ATGGCTGAGGTACTGGCCACCATGGTGGTCGGGCCGCTGGTGTCCATGGTGAAGGAGAAGGCCTCCAGCTACCTCCTGGACCAGTACAAGGTGATGGAGGGCATGGAGGAGCAGCACAAGCTCCTCAAGCGCAAGCTGCCGGCCATCCTGGACGTCATCACCgacgccgaggagcaggcagcAGCCAAGAGAGAAGGGGCGAAAGTTTGGCTAGAGGAGGTTCGGAAGGTTGCCTACCAGGCGAATGATGTCCTCGACGAGTTCAAGTACGAGGCGCTGCGCCGCAAAGCCAAGAAGGAGGGCCACAACAAGGACCTCGGCATAGATGTAATAAAGCTCTTCCCTACTCACAACCGTATAATTTTCCGTCACAGGATGGCAAACAAGCTCTGCATGATCTTGAAAGAAATTGATGTCCTCATCGCCGAGATGAATGCATTTAGGTTCAAATTCAAACCAGGGCAGCCAGAGCCCACAAATTACTTGAGGCAGTATAATTCTAATATCATCGACCCAACAAACATCGCCAGCAGATCGAGAGCTGATGAGAAGAAGGCAGTTGTTTCTACATTGCTTGCTCAAGTCGGCAATGAGAATCTCAAGGTCCATCCAATTGTCGGTATGGGAGGGTTGGGCAAGACCACCTTAGCACAACTCATTTACAATGACCCTGAAATCCAGAAGCATTTCGAGTTGCAGCTTTGGGTGTGTGTCTCTGATAACTTTGATGCAGATTCCTTGGCTGATAGAATAGTGAAAGAGAATGGTTGTAACCCAAGTGGAAGTTCAGCACTGGAGAAGCTTCAAAACGTAGTGAGTGGGAAGAGGTACCTCCTCGTACTGGATGATGTCTGGAACCGTGATGAGCACATGTGGGAAAGGCTGAAGTCCTACCTTCAACATGGTGGCAAAGGTAGCTCACTGCTGATAACAACCCGTGATGACAAAGTTGCTCAGCTAATGGGTGCAACAGAAGTAAAAAATCTCAAAAGCTTAGATGAAATCTACATAAAGGAAATTATTGAAACAAAAGCATTCAGTTCAAAACGAGTAGAGCAAAGGCCTCGTGAACTAGTTGACATGGTTGGTGACGTAGCTAAGAGATGTTCTGGCTCTCCTTTGGCTGCTACAGCTTTGGGCTCTGTACTGCGTACCAAGACCAGCAAGCAAGAATGGGATGCTGTACTAAATAGAAGCACAATTTGTGATGAGGAAAATGGAATTTTACCAGTACTTAAATTGAGTTACAattgcttgccatcatatatGCGGCAATGCTTTGCTTTCTGTGCTATGTTTCCCAAGGATTATGAGATTGATGTGCAAAGTCTAATCCACCTATGGATGGCTAATGGTTTTATCCCAGAGCAACCAGGAGTGTGTCCTGAAACCATTGGAGAAAAAATTTTCAATGAGCTGAAGTCGAGGTCATTttatcaggatttgaagagtGTCCCATTTAAACAAAAATATTATCCTTTTGGACGGATCAAGTATAAGTATTGTTCTAGAATTACTTGTAAGATCCACGACCTTATGCATGATGTTGCAGAATCTTCTATGGAAAAAGAATGTGCCGCAATAGCTACACACCCGAGCCAAAGTGAGTATGCTCTTCATTCTGCTCGTCATTTGTATTTATCAGTGCGTCAACCAGAAAATCTTCTAAATGCTTCCGTAGAGAAAGGATCTCCAGCTTTCCAAACATTGATATGTGATGGACATGTAAAAGAAGATTTGAAGATCTTATCAAAATACAACTCTATCAGAGCTTTAAAGATCAAACGAGGTTCATTCCTAAGGCCGAAATATCTTCATCACCTGAGGTATCTTGATCTCTCAAAAAGTGGTATCAAAGAACTTCCTGAAGACATTAGCATCCTATATCATCTGCAAACACTGAAACTTTCTTACTGTCGTAAGCTTGAACGACTTCCAAAGGAACTGAATTATTTGACTTCCCTCCGTCACCTCTACACTCACGGATGTACAAAGTTGAAAAGCATGCCCGGAGGGCTCAGACACCTCACTTCCCTGCAGACACTTACATGCTTTGTAGCAGGTACCGACTCCGGTTGCAGTAATGTGGGAGAGCTGCAGGATTTGGACCTCGGTAGTAGACTAGAGCTAAGACAGCTCGAAAATATCACAGGAGCAAATGGTGCGCAAGCAGCAGGTCTTGGAAACAAGAAAAAATTGACTGAACTGGAGTTAAGATGGACTGATGGTGATCAGGAAGCACAAAATAATAATCACGAAGAGGTGGTGGAAGGTCTGAAACCTCATGATGGGCTGAAAGTCCTGAGCATATATTCCTGTGGGAGCAGTACTTTTCCAACGTGGATGGATATGTTGAATGGCATGGTGGAGCTTAAGTTATCTCGTTGCAAAAAGCTCGAGAAGCTTCCTGCACTCTGGCAGTTACCAGCTCTGGAAATTCTTCACCTGACAGGATTGGAAAGTTTACATTGTTTGTGCAGCGGCGCTACTACAGCCGTCACATTTCCAAAACTGAAGGCACTTTTCTTGTTTAGGATGCCAAAATTTGAGGCATGGCTGGACACAGATGTGGTACAAGGAGAAGAGACAATATTTCCCAAAGTTGAGGAGCTGGAGATCTGGGCGTGTGGAAGTTTGACTGCACTACCGAAAGCAGCATCAGTGATTGCGGAATCGTCTGGCGGAGTTGATACTAAGTGCCGCTCTGCATTTCCAGCACTGAGGAAGCTAGACTTATTTAATCTGTCGGCTCTTGAGAGATGGGGTGCAGCCGAAGGAACTCCAGGAGAAGAGGTAACATTTCCTCTGCTGGAGGAGTTGAAAATTGATGCCTGCCCGAAGTTGACTGGTCTCCCTGAAACACCCAAGCTAGGTAAATTAGCCATAGAAGGATATGAGCAACAAATATCCCTGCAGGCAGCTAGCAGATGCATTCCTTCGCTGTCCAGTCTGAGTCTGGAAGTGTCACCCGATGACACGGAAACAACATTGCTGCATGTCAAGCAGAAATGGGATCATGAACTCCCCCTGGCAGCTATGACGCTAACTAGGTGCGACCTTTTGTTCTCCTCCCACCCAGGTGCACTAGCGTTGTGGACATGTTTTGCACGGCTTATAGATTTGAGAATTGGGGGTTGCGACGCTCTTGTCTACTGGCCAGAAAACGTGTTCCAGGTCCTGGTATCCCTAAGGAAGTTATCGATTTCGAGTTGCAGCAAACTGACAGGACACACACAAGCTTCTGACAGGCAATCTGCTCCAGAACGGGGTGGACTCCTGCCTAGTCTGGAATATCTATGGATAAATGATTGCACATCTTTGGTGGAGGTCCCCAACCTGTCGGCATCTCTCAAGGAATTACATATTAGTGGCTGCAGTGATAATATCAAGTCCATCATATTCGTACAGCCGGACACGTCATCATTAATTCCAGGGTCCAGCGGTAGTGAGGCCACGGCGTCTACAGCTGTACTCAAGCTGTCATCAGCAGCCAACCATCGCTCCCTTCCATGCCTAGAATCTCTAAGTATATGGAGATGCGATTGTTTGTCAGAGGTTGCCAATCTTCCTCCGTCTATCAAGGTCTTGGACATTTATAGGTGCGACAACCTTCAATCCTTATCAGGAAAGCTAGATGTCGTCCAAAAATTAAATATTATGATATGTAGTCGGTTGGAATCACTGGAATCTTGCGTAGGAGAGCTGCGGTCGCTGGAAAATCTCAAGCTTTATGCTTGCAGAAGCCTGGTGTCCATCCCGGATGGGCCTCAAGCATACTCATCTCTTAGAGTTCTTGAGATTCTAGATTGTGATGGTATAAAGTTGCTTCCGCGGAGCCTACGGAGCCGTTTGGATTGCCTCGAGGAGAAACATCTAGATGCTCGTTACGAAG AACCAAAGACTCTGATACGTGCAATCAGGAGGCTGGTCGACAAGGCTGCGACGAGATTGTTCCCGTGTTCCCAAGACGAGGAGAGTGACAGTGATTGA